CAAGGTCGGCGACGCGCTGCGCGCCAACCTGTCCAGCGTCGTGCTCAACCGTGAACTCACCGATCTGGTAAAGGACGTGCCGCTGGCGCAGACGCCCGACACGCTGCGGATGCTGCCGTGGAACCGCGAGCAGATCCACCAACTCTTCGACGACCTCGAATTCCGCGTGCTGCGCGACCGGCTGTTCGACACGCTGGCATCCGCCGACCCCGAGGTGGATCAGGGCTTCGACGTCCGCGGCGGCGCCCTGGTCGAGGGCGAGCTGGCCGGCTGGTTGGCCGAACACGGATCGGGCAAGCGGTTCGGGATGGCCGTCGTCGGTACGCATTTGGCGTTCGACGCCGACGCCACCGCGTTGGCGATCGTCGCCGCCGACGGCGATGGCCGCTACATCGACACTGCGGCCCTGCACCCCGACGACGAGGCCGCACTCGCGAAGTGGCTGGCCGACCCGGAGCAGCCGAAGGCGCTGCACGAGGCCAAGCTCGCGATGCACGACCTCGAAGGGCGCGGCTGGGAGCTCGCCGGTGTCACCTCCGACACCGCCCTGGCCGCCTACCTGGTGCGTCCCGGCCAGCGCAGCTTCGCGCTCGACGACCTGTCGTTGCGGTACCTGAAACGCGAGCTCCGTGCGGATAACCCTGAGCAGCAACAACTTTCGCTGCTCGACGACGGTGAGGGCATCGACGACCAGGCGGTCCAGACGGTCATCCTGCGCGCCAGTGCCGTGATGGACCTCGCCGACGCGCTCGACGAAGAGCTGGCACGCATCGACTCGTTGCCGCTGCTGAACAACATGGAGCTGCCCGTGCAGCGGGCGCTGGCCGAAATGGAGACCGCAGGCATCGCCGTCGACCTGGACCTGCTCTCGGAGCTGCAGAGCGAGTTCGCCGATCAGATTCGCGATGCCGCCGAGTCGGCGTTCAGCGTGATCGGCAAGCAGATCAACCTCGGCTCACCCAAGCAGCTGCAGGTCGTGCTGTTCGACGAACTAGAGATGCCAAAGACCAAGCGCACCAAGACCGGCTACACCACGGACGCCGATGCGCTGCAGTCGCTGTTCGACAAGACCGGACACCCGTTCCTGCAGCACCTGCTCGCCCACCGCGATGCCACCCGGCTCAAGGTCACCGTCGACGGCCTGCTGAACTCGGTGGCCTCCGACGGCCGCATCCACACCACGTTCAACCAGACCATCGCCGCGACGGGCAGGCTCTCGTCGACCGAGCCCAACCTGCAGAACATCCCGATCCGCACCGAGGCCGGCAGGCGCATCCGCGACGCGTTCGTGGTCGGCGAGGGCTACTCCGAACTCATGACGGCCGACTACAGCCAGATCGAGATGCGGATCATGGCGCATCTCTCCCGGGACGAGGGCCTGATCGAAGCGTTCAACACCGGCGAGGACCTGCACTCGTTCGTGGCGTCGCGGGCATTCAGCGTGCCGATCGACGAAGTCACCCCGGAGCTGCGGCGTCGTGTGAAGGCGATGTCGTACGGGTTGGCGTACGGACTCTCCGCGTACGGACTGGCCGCCCAGCTGAAGATCTCCACCGAGGAAGCCAAGGTGCAAATGGAGCAGTACTTCGACCGGTTCGGCGGGGTGCGGGACTATCTGCGCGACGTGGTCGACCAGGCGCGCAAGGACGGTTACACGTCGACGGTGTTCGGCAGGCGCCGCTACCTGCCGGAGCTGGACAGCAGCAACCGCAACGTGCGCGAGGCCGCCGAGCGGGCCGCACTCAACGCGCCGATCCAGGGCAGCGCAGCCGACATCATCAAGATGGCGATGATCAACGTGGATGCGGCGCTCAAAGAGGCGGGTCTGAAATCGCGGATGCTGCTCCAGGTGCACGACGAGCTGCTCTTCGAGGTCGCCGAGGGCGAGCGGGACACGCTCGAGAAGCTGGTCCGCGACAAGATGGGCAACGCGTACCCGCTCGACGTGCCGCTGGAGGTCTCCGTGGGGTACGGCCGCAGCTGGGACGCCGCGGCCCACTAGTCAGCGCGCGTCGGCGGCCAGTCCCAGTCCCAGTGCCATCAACACGGCGC
The nucleotide sequence above comes from Mycolicibacterium moriokaense. Encoded proteins:
- the polA gene encoding DNA polymerase I, translating into MLLDGNSLAFRAFYALPAENFKTQGGLTTNAVYGFTAMLINLLRDEQPTHIAAAFDVSRQTFRLEKYPEYKAGRSATPDEFRGQIDITKEVLNALGITVLAEPGYEADDVIATLATQAENEGYRVLVVTGDRDSLQLVSDDVTVLYPRKGVSELTRFTPEAVLEKYGLTPQQYPDFAALRGDPSDNLPGIPGVGEKTATKWIAEYGSLQALVDQVDTVKGKVGDALRANLSSVVLNRELTDLVKDVPLAQTPDTLRMLPWNREQIHQLFDDLEFRVLRDRLFDTLASADPEVDQGFDVRGGALVEGELAGWLAEHGSGKRFGMAVVGTHLAFDADATALAIVAADGDGRYIDTAALHPDDEAALAKWLADPEQPKALHEAKLAMHDLEGRGWELAGVTSDTALAAYLVRPGQRSFALDDLSLRYLKRELRADNPEQQQLSLLDDGEGIDDQAVQTVILRASAVMDLADALDEELARIDSLPLLNNMELPVQRALAEMETAGIAVDLDLLSELQSEFADQIRDAAESAFSVIGKQINLGSPKQLQVVLFDELEMPKTKRTKTGYTTDADALQSLFDKTGHPFLQHLLAHRDATRLKVTVDGLLNSVASDGRIHTTFNQTIAATGRLSSTEPNLQNIPIRTEAGRRIRDAFVVGEGYSELMTADYSQIEMRIMAHLSRDEGLIEAFNTGEDLHSFVASRAFSVPIDEVTPELRRRVKAMSYGLAYGLSAYGLAAQLKISTEEAKVQMEQYFDRFGGVRDYLRDVVDQARKDGYTSTVFGRRRYLPELDSSNRNVREAAERAALNAPIQGSAADIIKMAMINVDAALKEAGLKSRMLLQVHDELLFEVAEGERDTLEKLVRDKMGNAYPLDVPLEVSVGYGRSWDAAAH